A stretch of Myxococcus hansupus DNA encodes these proteins:
- a CDS encoding MATE family efflux transporter gives MEVAASPNAGPQGASHLGLFRLTWPIFLELLLFMMMGTADTLMLSGVSDDAVASVGVVNQYVFICILIMEVVGHGAAIVVAQYLGARRQVEAARISAIAVTLNLALGVTVSAGLLLTGDAILGGMNLQGHMLAYAKTYLHIVGGFLFLQALINVFAGLLRTYGFTRASMFVSLGMNVLHIGGNYVLIAGHFGFPALGVAGAAISTVVSRALALGVFVYVLYRVMPVKMRARDYVTFSKDHVRKILKVGLPSAFEQATYQGCQTVFLYYVTFLGPVAMASRQYAHAISQYVFLCSLAIGMGTSIIVGRLVGARRADDAFTQALRSLKWGLGITVVVDAAVILFRVPLVSQFTANADIIQLTAQVIVIGLVLETGRCFNLVLINALRAAGDATFTVYMGIASMVCMSLPLGYYLVFHLGLGLAGVWMAVAADEWVRGITMWLRWKSRAWEQKALVSPAAEPEVPQVAAAAA, from the coding sequence ATGGAAGTCGCAGCCTCGCCGAACGCCGGACCGCAAGGCGCCTCCCATCTGGGGTTGTTCCGGCTCACCTGGCCCATCTTCCTGGAGTTGCTGCTGTTCATGATGATGGGCACGGCGGACACGCTGATGCTCAGCGGCGTGTCGGATGACGCCGTCGCCTCGGTGGGCGTCGTCAACCAGTACGTCTTCATCTGCATCCTCATCATGGAGGTGGTGGGGCACGGCGCGGCCATCGTGGTGGCCCAGTACCTGGGCGCGCGCAGGCAGGTGGAGGCCGCGCGCATCTCCGCCATCGCCGTCACGCTGAACCTCGCGCTGGGCGTCACCGTCAGCGCGGGCCTGCTGCTCACCGGCGACGCCATCCTGGGCGGCATGAATCTGCAGGGCCACATGCTGGCCTACGCCAAGACGTACCTGCACATCGTCGGCGGCTTCCTCTTCCTCCAGGCCCTCATCAACGTCTTCGCCGGCCTCCTGCGCACCTACGGCTTCACCCGCGCGTCCATGTTCGTCTCGCTGGGGATGAACGTGCTGCACATTGGCGGCAACTACGTGCTCATCGCGGGGCACTTCGGCTTCCCCGCGCTGGGCGTGGCGGGCGCGGCCATCTCCACGGTGGTGAGCCGGGCCCTCGCGCTGGGCGTCTTCGTCTATGTGCTCTACCGGGTGATGCCGGTGAAGATGCGGGCGCGCGACTACGTGACGTTCTCCAAGGACCACGTCCGCAAGATTCTCAAGGTCGGCCTGCCCTCCGCCTTCGAGCAGGCCACGTACCAGGGCTGCCAGACGGTGTTCCTGTACTACGTGACGTTCCTGGGCCCGGTGGCCATGGCCTCGCGGCAGTACGCGCACGCCATCTCCCAGTACGTCTTCCTGTGCAGCCTGGCCATTGGCATGGGGACCTCCATCATCGTGGGCCGGCTGGTGGGCGCCCGCCGCGCCGATGACGCCTTCACACAGGCCCTGCGCAGCCTGAAGTGGGGCCTGGGCATCACGGTGGTGGTGGACGCGGCCGTCATCCTCTTCCGCGTGCCGCTGGTGTCCCAGTTCACGGCGAATGCCGACATCATCCAACTGACGGCGCAGGTCATCGTCATCGGGCTCGTGTTGGAGACGGGGCGCTGCTTCAACCTGGTACTCATCAACGCCCTGCGCGCCGCCGGTGACGCGACGTTCACCGTCTACATGGGCATCGCGTCCATGGTCTGCATGAGCCTGCCGCTGGGCTACTACCTCGTCTTCCACCTGGGCCTGGGCCTGGCCGGCGTATGGATGGCGGTGGCGGCGGATGAGTGGGTGCGCGGCATCACCATGTGGCTGCGCTGGAAGAGCCGCGCCTGGGAGCAGAAGGCCCTCGTCTCCCCCGCCGCGGAGCCCGAAGTCCCCCAGGTCGCCGCGGCGGCCGCCTGA
- a CDS encoding Rieske (2Fe-2S) protein: MSAEGGTPARKRVWTTPANVKLLPVSALEDPGSRNLVLKIGDAFFHGFLVRKGDAVHGYVDRCPHAGLPLARELDRYLTPDKGLIVCGWHGALFQVEDGLCVGGPCSGGKLTPWPVTVRDGLVVTT; encoded by the coding sequence GTGAGCGCGGAGGGCGGAACACCGGCGCGCAAGCGCGTCTGGACGACGCCGGCCAACGTGAAGCTGCTGCCGGTGAGCGCGCTGGAGGACCCGGGCTCGCGCAACCTCGTGCTGAAGATTGGCGACGCGTTCTTCCACGGCTTCCTGGTGCGCAAGGGGGACGCGGTCCACGGGTACGTGGACCGGTGTCCCCATGCGGGCCTGCCCCTGGCGCGCGAGCTGGACCGCTACCTGACGCCCGACAAGGGGCTCATCGTCTGCGGGTGGCACGGCGCGCTGTTCCAGGTGGAGGACGGCCTGTGCGTGGGCGGCCCGTGCTCGGGCGGCAAGCTGACGCCGTGGCCGGTGACGGTGCGGGACGGCCTGGTCGTCACCACCTGA